From a single Poecilia reticulata strain Guanapo linkage group LG2, Guppy_female_1.0+MT, whole genome shotgun sequence genomic region:
- the LOC108167028 gene encoding leucine-rich repeat flightless-interacting protein 1-like codes for MLTSISFISDWLFLPQGPRAASALTAATLTSEGGTSSRRGSGETALTVDADGSIRDMKEIHELKDQIQDVETKYQQNLKEAKVPA; via the exons AGCTTcatctctgattggttgtttcttccTCAGGGACCTCGAGCCGCTTCAGCCCTCACGGCGGCGACCCTCACCTCGGAGGGCGGGACTTCCTCCCGGCGAGGCAGCGGGGAGACGGCGCTGACGGTGGACGCCGATGGCTCCATCCGGGACATGAAG GAGATCCATGAGCTGAAAGATCAGATTCAGGATGTGGAAACAAAGTACCAGCAGAACCTGAAGGAAGCGAAGGTACCGGCCTGA
- the LOC108167027 gene encoding cell surface glycoprotein 1-like — MTVRSTGLPRFSIGLRSPHQLCCSLQEFERQKQAHSFLQFQFDELKETLKQSEELLNEIRQLRLKQDGYVREMSDLQETVEWKDKKIGALERQKEYSDAIRTERDELREEAVKLKDILKKHGIVLGPDLNINGDAGPSEVDGSAGAERPAQAAPADGNGVLGSTEELRACREEDVAPEQQEETLEDVKENHLSCGGQAPEAQTCFPSEKSHLDGQITVDPIDRPDPKAKAVIVVSQDLQQLQTSGETETSEVDSISHPGLTETQSTGTEAPGGDLSGGQESKQEVVTTEPLAKQAVPVGLNSEPQQEPEEAENDDAEETAGKSQAQVSTASGKKKKRKKKGKKKGGTHENKDQQKAGTEKPNEKARKDSVGQNNGLTAEQDTSGSTARPQDDQQPEKVKDLEPPENVSTKENLQEPNTDPGSEGHNQEKYTNTKMSEGADVLGSTPVLRLGVEIVDDAQNEEGEGPEKPHEGSAVEILKESEITGPDQEGDLVTCKSKDDPDSSEDTPTREDTSGLQPSTTDHVSGGEGKTGNTETLEQSDAVGSSETCCQIGARAELSEDEQNEETSPTAKETAEPPEGLLQDEQLEESVPEAKMADGDARETNLPSNEGDEGPNEXLPSCEDRAATPAFQEPNNDHVSGDQEEETDAVESPETPDEELVEVLQNQKETSDPEKHESVLQTTETSQAETIKGPNVSETAEDVKEMESETGSDRGABLLSEDPEEAFPPDSSSPEDVAAVQNVRTTPESMDRDETMINNPESIVESAGEEHDGVPEINEETSSANDDAGDQPETSPTSNSPKPCMREPEEAAEPDDGEPEVETSEEICPHDEELNGGGEPEDPLLHMKDELELADLTKAETGDTGSPPKEAQKEAERPEPEDCPNTEEVNSPQGAEQVKESMEEPEGDDSPPHVQLVSDEDAGEEDEGQSFDFDDSDVEAAVESALSNKLEQEDVEKGAEVNRKSSELCQSKAETKTEDGEEKVSEDDDGKVDQPSNDLPCGDNTPEKVENVPESIEQKTSPTVEDGLDATEVPSDPQKTPELTDGAKEGPQAGKDPKKKKGKGKSKEDCKMS; from the exons atgactgtcaggtcaACTGGCCTCCCCAGATTCTCCATAGGT CTGCGGTCTCCTCACCAGCTCTGCTGTTCCCTGCAGGAGTTTGAGCGGCAGAAACAGGCTCACAGCTTCCTGCAGTTCCAGTTCGATGAGCTGAAGGAAACCCTGAAGCAAAGCGAAGAGCTGCTGAAC GAGATCCGCCAGCTGCGGCTGAAGCAGGACGGTTACGTTAGGGAAATGTCCGACCTCCAGGAGACGGTGGAGTGGAAGGATAAAAAGATCGGG GCGCTGGAGCGGCAGAAGGAATACTCAGACGCCATCCGCACGGAGCGGGATGAGCTGAGGGAGGAGGCGGTGAAGCTGAAGGATATTCTGAAG AAACACGGGATAGTGCTGGGACCGGACCTGAACATCAACGGAGACGCCGGGCCGTCGGAGGTGGACGGGTCAGCTGGAGCGGAGCGGCCGGCCCAGGCGGCTCCCGCGGACGGAAACGGCGTCCTGG GCAGCACAGAGGAGTTGAGGGCTTGCAGAGAGGAAGACGTGGCTCCAGAGCAGCAAGAAGAAACACTGGAGGACGTCAAAGAGAATCACTTGAGCTGCGGTGGACAGGCTCCAGAAGCCCAGACCTGCTTTCCCTCTGAGAAAAGTCACCTCGACGGTCAAATAACCGTAGATCCGATTGATCGTCCAGACCCTAAAGCGAAAGCCGTAATCGTTGTCAGCCAAGATCTTCAGCAGCTCCAGACATCTGGAGAAACGGAAACGTCTGAGGTTGATTCCATCAGTCATCCAGGTTTAACCGAAACCCAAAGCACCGGCACTGAAGCACCTGGTGGTGACCTTTCAGGAGGTCAggaaagcaaacaggaagttgttaCGACAGAACCTTTAGCTAAACAAGCTGTTCCAGTTGGACTGAACTCCGAACCTCAACAAGAGCCTGAGGAGGCAGAAAACGACGATGCTGAGGAAACGGCGGGTAAGTCCCAGGCTCAGGTCTCTACCGCGtcagggaagaagaagaaaaggaagaagaagggaaagaaaaaaggaggaacTCATGAAAACAAAGACCAACAAAAAGCTGGAACCGAGAAGCCAAATGAAAAGGCCAGAAAGGATTCAGTCGGACAGAACAACGGGCTCACAGCAGAACAGGATACCAGTGGATCCACTGCTAGACCTCAAGACGACCAACAACCTGAGAAAGTAAAAGATCTGGAGCCCCctgaaaatgtttccaccaAGGAAAATCTGCAAGAGCCGAACACAGATCCGGGTTCAGAAGGTCACAACCAAGAGAAATACACAAACACCAAGATGTCGGAAGGAGCTGATGTTCTGGGATCAACCCCGGTGCTTCGTCTTGGAGTGGAGATCGTTGATGATGCGCAGAACGAGGAGGGTGAAGGTCCAGAAAAGCCACATGAAGGTTCTGCTGTTGAAATCCTCAAGGAATCCGAAATCACTGGTCCTGATCAAGAAGGTGATCTCGTCACATGTAAGAGCAAAGATGATCCTGATTCGAGTGAAGATACCCCTACAAGAGAAGACACCTCAGGTCTCCAACCGTCAACCACAGATCATGTTTCAGGGGGTGAAGGGAAAACCGGAAACACGGAGACGTTGGAACAAAGTGATGCTGTGGGATCTTCTGAAACATGTTGTCAGATTGGAGCGAGAGCAGAACTTTCTGAGGACGAACAGAACGAGGAAACGTCTCCAACAGCCAAAGAAACTGCAGAACCCCCTGAAGGATTGCTCCAAGATGAACAACTGGAAGAATCTGTTCCAGAGGCCAAGATGGCCGACGGTGATGCTAGAGAAACAAATCTGCCCTCAAACGAAGGCGATGAAGGTCCAAACGAACWCCTTCCATCGTGTGAAGATCGCGCTGCCACCCCAGCCTTCCAGGAACCCAACAATGATCACGTTTCAGGAGACCAGGAAGAGGAAACTGATGCTGTGGAATCACCTGAGACTCCAGATGAGGAGCTTGTTgaggttctgcagaaccagaaagAAACTTCAGACCCAGAGAAACATGAATCAGTGCTGCAAACCACAGAAACTTCCCAAGCTGAAACAATCAAGGGGCCCAATGTGTCTGAAACGGCTGAAGATGTTAAAGAGATGGAATCTGAAACCGGCTCTGATCGAGGAGCARACCTGCTGAGTGAAGATCCTGAAGAGGCGTTTCCTCCAGACAGCTCGTCACCAGAAGACGTCGCTGCTGTCCAAAACGTCCGCACCACGCCAGAATCAATGGATAGAGACGAGACGATGATTAACAACCCTGAAAGCATCGTTGAGTCGGCTGGTGAAGAGCATGATGGAGTTCCTGAAATTAATGAGGAAACATCATCAGCAAACGATGACGCCGGAGATCAACCCGAAACCTCGCCAACCTCAAACAGCCCCAAGCCCTGCATGAGGGAACCAGAGGAGGCAGCTGAGCCAGACGATGGAGAGCCAGAGGTCGAGACCTCTGAAGAAATCTGCCCACATGATGAAGAGTTGAATGGAGGAGGAGAACCTGAAGATCCACTGTTACACATGAAAGACGAGCTGGAGTTAGCAGATCTAACCAAAGCAGAAACTGGAGATACTGGTTCTCCTCCCAAAGAGGCGCAGAAGGAAGCTGAACGCCCAGAGCCTGAAGATTGTCCAAACACCGAGGAGGTCAACTCTCCTCAAGGTGCTGAGCAGGTGAAGGAGTCCATGGAGGAACCTGAGGGGGATGATTCACCTCCACACGTTCAGCTGGTCAGCGACGAGGACGCCGGAGAGGAAGACGAAGGACAGTCTTTTGATTTTGATGACTCGGATGTGGAAGCAGCTGTTGAATCTGCTCTGTCCAACAAACTGGAACAGGAAGATGTTGAGAAAGGAGCTGAAGTCAACAGGAAGAGTTCAGAGCTTTGCCAAAGTAAGGCGGAGACAAAGACAGAAGATGGCGAGGAGAAGGTTTCCGAGGATGACGATGGCAAAGTTGATCAGCCTTCAAACGACCTGCCGTGTGGAGACAACACGCCTGAAAAGGTTGAAAATGTTCCAGAGAGCATCGAGCAGAAAACGTCCCCAACGGTTGAGGACGGGTTAGATGCCACCGAGGTTCCTTCAGATCCACAAAAGACTCCAGAACTAACCGATGGCGCCAAAGAGGGACCGCAGGCAGGGAAAGacccaaagaagaagaaaggcaaAGGGAAGAGTAAAGAGGACTGTAAGATGTCTTAG